AGAGGAGAAAAAACAGCTACAACTTTGATAGGCTTGTGGAGTTTGCAAAAAAGGATATAAAGGAGCTGTTTTATTCCTTGGATAGCTCAGAAGAGGGGTTATCTACACATGAGGCAAAGAGAAGACTTGAGATATTTGGCAGTAATGAGATAGTTCATGAAAAGCCAGCCCCATGGTACATAGAGTTATTAAAAGCCTTTATAAATCCCTTCATCGGGATTCTCGTGTTTCTTGCAATGGTATCCTATATGACGGATGTTCTCTTTGCACCTCCAGACGAAAGGGACTGGAGCACCATAATCATCATAAGCGTGATGGTAATAGTGAGCGGTGTTTTGCGCTTCTTGCAGGAGTATAAGTCTAATCTTGAAGCCCAAAAGCTCAAAGCCATGGTTCACACTACTGTATTGGTCAAAAGAAGGGACGAGGGTATAGTGGAAATAAACATAGAGGAGGTTGTTCCTGGTGATATAGTTTATCTGTCTGCGGGAGACTTGGTACCTGCTGACCTAAGGATTCTACGTTCAAAAGATCTATTTGTAAATCAGGCGGTTCTTACTGGAGAGTCCGAGCCCGTTGAGAAGTACCCAAACCTTATCAAAGAGCTTCTAGAAAAACCAACCCCTTTGGACCTTGAAAATATTTGCTTTATGGGAACAAGCGTGGCGAGCGGTTCTGGTATAGGCGTAGTACTGGCTACCGGTGAAAGCACTTATTTAGGTTCTATAGCTAAAAGCCTTGTAGGTCGTAGATCCCAAACGAGCTTTGAGAAAGGTGTTAACGAAGTTAGTAAACTTCTCATCAAGTTTATAGCGGTTATATTCCCGTTAGTTTTTGTTATAAACGGACTCACAAAAGGAAGCTGGTTTGATGCTCTTTTGTTTGCTCTTGCGGTAGCGGTAGGAATCACACCAGAAATGCTACCCATGATAGTGACTACTAACCTTGCAAAAGGTGCAGTGGCGATGGCAAGGCGCAAAACCATAGTGAAGAGGCTTGACTCTATACAAAATCTTGGCTCTATGGATGTGCTATGTACAGACAAAACGGGTACCCTTACACTTAACAAGGTGATCCTTGTAAAGTACATGGACATACACGGAGAAGAGGAAGAGAGGGTGCTTAGACATGCTTTTTTAAACAGCTATTACCAAACGGGTCTGAAGAACCTCCTTGATGTAGCCATTTTAGAGTACGGCAGAGAAAAAGGCATGGAAGGAAGCGTATTAGAGAAGGTCTACAAGAAAGTAGATGAGATACCCTTTGATTTTGTTAGGAGAAGGATGTCCGTGGTTTTAGAAAGTACTGTTGCAGGAGGTAAAAAGAGACAGCTCATCACAAAAGGTGCGGTAGAAGAGGTTCTTTCTGTGTGTAGTTTGGTGGAGTACAAAGGCCGTGTGATCCCTCTTACTGACAAAATAAAAGCTGAAGTGCTCCAGATGGTAGAAAAGTTATACGAAGATGGCATGAGAGTGCTTGCAGTAGCTCAAAAAAACCATGTACCCCCGGAAGGTATTTTTGGAGTTAAGGACGAGAGTAATATGGTGCTTATGGGTTTTTTGGCTTTTCTTGACCCACCCAAAGAAACCGCTCCCCAAGCTGTACAGGCACTAAAAGCCTGTGGTGTAGATATAAAGATACTAACAGGGGACAATCACATAGTGGCTAAAAAGATATGCAAAGAAGTAGGAATAGATGTAAAGCATGTACTTTTGGGAGATCAAATAGAAAGAATGAGTGATGAAGAACTCATGGGTGTGATAGAAGAAACAACCATATTTGCCAAGCTAACTCCTGCACAGAAAGCGAGGATAATAAAAGTTCTAAAAAGTAAGGGACACATAGTAGGCTTTCTGGGAGACGGTATAAACGATACACCTGCTATGAGAGAAGCTGATGTAGCCATATCCGTAGATAATGCTGTTGATATAGCAAAGGAATCTGCAGATGTAATTCTTTTGGAAAAAAACCTTATGGTACTTAAAAACGGTGTTGTAGAAGGAAGAAAGACTTTTGCCAACATAGCCAAGTATATATCCATAACCGCAAGTTCTAACTTCGGAAATGTCTTTTCTGTACTTGTTGCCAGCGTCTTTCTACCTTTCTTACCCATGGCTCCACTCCAACTTCTTTTTCTAAACCTTACTTATGATCTTTCTATGACATCTATACCCTTTGATAGAGTAGATAAAGAGTACATAGAAGGACCCAAAAGGTGGTCTGCAAAAAGAATTAGAAACTTTATGCTGTGGTTTGGACCTGCCAGCTCCCTTTTTGATATTTTTACTTTCGCTATGCTGTTTTTTGTCGTATGTCCGGCAGTATTAGGCACTTATAACCATCTGTCTACCGGATTAAAAAATCAGTTTGTATCTCTTTTTCAAACTGGGTGGTTTGTTGAAAGCCTTTGGACGCAAACTATGGTAGTTTACATGCTAAGGACAAAAAAACTTCCTCTAATAGGAAGTTTTCCCGGACTATTAGTTGTTCTTTTCACTGCCATAGCTTTGTTTATAGGTAGCCTCTTGCCTTTTACAGTGTTTGGTGAGAAACTTGGTATGAGACCTCTTCCAAGTCTTTATTTCTGGTATGTTCTTTTACCTGCCATAATGGGATACCTCACACTGGCTCAATTTTTAAAAGGCAGGTTCATCAAAAGGTACGGTGATCTTTTTTAACTACCGGGTTGTACTTCTTGTTTTTCCTCTTTCTTTGGTGGTGCAGGCCTTTGCACTATCTTGTCGGGCACTAACTTCTCAGCTAAGGAGTTAGCTATTTGGACCACCACATCTCTTGCTACCATGTCCAAAGATAAGTTTTTGCTGACGCTCCAACCACCACCTGCAGCACCGCTTCCTCCCCATCCTGCACCAAAAAGTCCCCAGGAGGACTTTTCTGAGCTTGCATCAAAAGATTGAGAAAAAGCTACTTCAAGAGTTTCTGGTTTCATCACATTCACATCAACGCCAAGCTTGGCAATGTCTTTCTTTACATTTATAGCTCCAAGAATGGGTATAAGTCCACCTCCAAGCGCTCCACCGCTTCTTTCAAGCTCAAGAGCTGTGATAGAACCCAAAATGGTGTAATCCACCTTAGGAGGCTTTACTTCTTGTCCTGTAGCAGCAAGAAGTTTCTTCATCTTTTCATACTGTTCTAAGTCCACTATCTTAAAACAGTTTGTTGCTTTTAGTGCATTTGTCAACATGGTGGAAAGTCCTTTGCCAAACCCCTTTACTCCACCGCTACCTGAAAGCACCTCATAAATGTAAGCGAGTTTTGGATTTCCAGCATAGGAATCTTGGCAGGAGTTAGCCTTACAGTCAAACTCCATCACCATTATAGAATAAACTGGAGCAGAACACTTAACCACAGGTATCTGTCTTTCCGTAGTCTTTGTGTTGCTCTCTTCTGCAAAAGTTAGAGACGCTAAAAGCGATACACCCAAGATAGTCCTTCTCATCTTCCTCCTCCTGATGCGTTATTATAATACTATAACACCTCTCAATGGGGATATCTGACAATGGGTTTACTTAAACTTGCTCTTTGCGTGCTTTTTTTATTCTGGTTGGTGGCGTGTGGAGGAGGTCAAAAGAGTGTGGACATAGTCCTGAAACTAAACACCTCCATTGCGCCCTATTACACAAAGGTATCAATTAGAGTTTCGGGTGAAGAGTTTGAACCCATAGTGCAGACTAAGGAAGGTATCTTTTATCCGGGAGATAAGGTATCTTTTTCTGTGAGCGTTCCTGAAGGTAGTGAAAGACTTATAGAATCTGCCATATACGATCCTGAGGGTAATCCTGTTTATTACGCAAATAAAACAGTAGACCTGCAAAAAGATACCACCTTAATAATGGACATGAAACCTTCTCAACAGAGTGTTTCCTCTTATGAAGTTTTTGCTGATAAATGGAAGCCAGCAAAAGATGTGGACTTCTACCTTCTGAGTGAAGACCTTTATAGCTTAAACGCAAACTTTTCAACCTCTCAAAGTGAGTCCGCTTACATGGTAGGTTCTTATGTTGCTTACTATGATGGTAAAGGCTGGAGACTTAGGTATCTTCAAGAACCTTCTAATACGGAGCTCTTAATTTACAGAAAGTACAACTTACCATTTAGTCTTCCTGAGGGCATAAGCAGTATGGAGGTTTACGGCTCTTATGAAGGTGTGTTAAGCGCAAAAGATACCTTTTTGAGTGTATCTTCTGAAAAGATGCTCTCAGACGGTACGCTCATCTTCACAGGTTATGCTGATGGACTTTTTTATTCTGTAGCCAAAAACTCTGTGAACTTCCAAAGGGCTTGTCAGGAGGAGGGTGAGTGTAAAGTTTTGGATGTACACTTTACAGGAGAAAAACCTGACGCTTATAGGCTCTTTGGGGAATACGCTGGCATAAGGTTTCCCGTATCGTACCGAGAGCTTTTTGTATACAAACCTTACTTGACTTATTACCTTCAGGTGCTTGGTACTGTAAAAGAACCGTGTGTTATGCGATACAGTACCTTCATCAAGTTGCAGAACTTTACTGGAAGCGCTCTTTTGGAAATGAAACTTAAAAGTATAAACTTTGAAGGTTTAAGTCCTTCTGCAAAGCTCCGTATTTACTCAACGGATGGAAACTTCACAATGGAAGGCTCCTGCGAAAGCTCAGCGAGAGGAGTTATCCAAATACCCTACGAAGGAGAGCTGTATGTAGAAGCAGGATACCCAAACGGTAAAAGAATAGGCGTACGTTTGGCTCCTGGGGATAACAAGGTGTCCTTTCCACAAGCTAACCTTGAGGTATCCAAATACGAGCTTACGGATAAATACATCCTTTTAAAGTTTAAGAAAGACAGTGATCTATTATGGTGTTCTCTCAATCTTTCTCAAGAAGGTACGGAACTTACCGTTGACAGGATTCCTCCGTGGAGAAGCTACATAAAGCTCATAAGGATGTTTGATAAGCTCCCAAACTACACTCTCAGATGCTATTCCAAAGACGGGACCTATTATGTAGAAGTAAGCTCCCAAAAGGTTTTATATTAAATAAAATGAAACTCCTTTACTTTTCCATACTGAGAGAGAGATTGAAAAAGGATCAGGAAGAGATAGATTTTAGCGGTAGTGTGAGAGAACTTAGGCTTGAACTTGTTCGCAGATATCCAGATCTCAAGGACCTTTTGGAGAGAATAAAATTTGCAGTTAACGAAGAGTATGTGAGTGATGACTACCAGCTCAAGGGCAACGAAAGGGTGGCTCTTATACCTCCTGTTAGCGGTGGATAAGAAAGCTCTTATTGTAAGATTATCCTCCTTAGGCGACGTGGTGCTCTCTTCGTGTGTTGTAGAACCTCTCAAAGACATGGGTTATCATCCTCATCTTCTTACTTTTGAACCTTATGGAGATATATTTGAAGATGACAAAAGACTAAGCGTAATACAGGTAAAAAAAGAAGAACTCTTTCAAGAGGATACCCTTAAAAAATTGAAAGGTTTTGATTTATATGTGGACCTTCAGAAAAATCTAAAGACCATTGTCCTTAGGCTTTTTATAAGAGGCTCTTGGAAGAGCTACAACAAGCAGAGCATAAGGAGAAGGTTAGCGGTATATGTTAAAGCCCTCAGAAAACCTTACCACGTAGTAGACGCTTATCTGGAGGCTATCGGTCAGAAGGGATTTAGACCTAACATAGAAGTCTCAGAGGAAAGACTAAGAGCGTGGAAGGAAAAGCTTGGAGATAACTTTGTGTGTATAGCACCTGGTG
The DNA window shown above is from Hydrogenobacter hydrogenophilus and carries:
- the mgtA gene encoding magnesium-translocating P-type ATPase translates to MKRRKNSYNFDRLVEFAKKDIKELFYSLDSSEEGLSTHEAKRRLEIFGSNEIVHEKPAPWYIELLKAFINPFIGILVFLAMVSYMTDVLFAPPDERDWSTIIIISVMVIVSGVLRFLQEYKSNLEAQKLKAMVHTTVLVKRRDEGIVEINIEEVVPGDIVYLSAGDLVPADLRILRSKDLFVNQAVLTGESEPVEKYPNLIKELLEKPTPLDLENICFMGTSVASGSGIGVVLATGESTYLGSIAKSLVGRRSQTSFEKGVNEVSKLLIKFIAVIFPLVFVINGLTKGSWFDALLFALAVAVGITPEMLPMIVTTNLAKGAVAMARRKTIVKRLDSIQNLGSMDVLCTDKTGTLTLNKVILVKYMDIHGEEEERVLRHAFLNSYYQTGLKNLLDVAILEYGREKGMEGSVLEKVYKKVDEIPFDFVRRRMSVVLESTVAGGKKRQLITKGAVEEVLSVCSLVEYKGRVIPLTDKIKAEVLQMVEKLYEDGMRVLAVAQKNHVPPEGIFGVKDESNMVLMGFLAFLDPPKETAPQAVQALKACGVDIKILTGDNHIVAKKICKEVGIDVKHVLLGDQIERMSDEELMGVIEETTIFAKLTPAQKARIIKVLKSKGHIVGFLGDGINDTPAMREADVAISVDNAVDIAKESADVILLEKNLMVLKNGVVEGRKTFANIAKYISITASSNFGNVFSVLVASVFLPFLPMAPLQLLFLNLTYDLSMTSIPFDRVDKEYIEGPKRWSAKRIRNFMLWFGPASSLFDIFTFAMLFFVVCPAVLGTYNHLSTGLKNQFVSLFQTGWFVESLWTQTMVVYMLRTKKLPLIGSFPGLLVVLFTAIALFIGSLLPFTVFGEKLGMRPLPSLYFWYVLLPAIMGYLTLAQFLKGRFIKRYGDLF
- a CDS encoding CsgG/HfaB family protein: MRRTILGVSLLASLTFAEESNTKTTERQIPVVKCSAPVYSIMVMEFDCKANSCQDSYAGNPKLAYIYEVLSGSGGVKGFGKGLSTMLTNALKATNCFKIVDLEQYEKMKKLLAATGQEVKPPKVDYTILGSITALELERSGGALGGGLIPILGAINVKKDIAKLGVDVNVMKPETLEVAFSQSFDASSEKSSWGLFGAGWGGSGAAGGGWSVSKNLSLDMVARDVVVQIANSLAEKLVPDKIVQRPAPPKKEEKQEVQPGS
- a CDS encoding MoaD/ThiS family protein codes for the protein MKLLYFSILRERLKKDQEEIDFSGSVRELRLELVRRYPDLKDLLERIKFAVNEEYVSDDYQLKGNERVALIPPVSGG
- a CDS encoding glycosyltransferase family 9 protein, giving the protein MTTSSRATKGWLLYLLLAVDKKALIVRLSSLGDVVLSSCVVEPLKDMGYHPHLLTFEPYGDIFEDDKRLSVIQVKKEELFQEDTLKKLKGFDLYVDLQKNLKTIVLRLFIRGSWKSYNKQSIRRRLAVYVKALRKPYHVVDAYLEAIGQKGFRPNIEVSEERLRAWKEKLGDNFVCIAPGARYKKKRYPYFKQVVDLLKKEGIKVVLVGDGQDRLLTEGFDGVNLCGELSLVDTLAVIKLARAFVGNDSGLLHMARAVGTKAVQIYGGTHPTLGFSLYPDEGIVLLKNLKCQPCDPHGKGHCKLKTYECLQIEPQTVASALLTLIR